From Solanum lycopersicum chromosome 8, SLM_r2.1, the proteins below share one genomic window:
- the LOC101265850 gene encoding uncharacterized protein isoform X1, with protein sequence MSSQFLHFKMVTQAPDILRVWWENLKECQKREISIYLGHLPSIMDFKVWPTFIEVITRFWDDKKMVFRFGDVEIKPTLEEIKDCLDSIGTCGKRKKRPDHHILLPDRPTETELRDILSLVNANWLETHNIPLMRFFERWGHDNYFRLFPDEFHDHSTWRQTQAIAFSACLLGTMVFPKDEGKEIDTRVIMVVNAMFRGVGRKSEEKKYCCLAPVILSDIYRSLSLCKNGFPFFQGCNILLQWWLTEHLCKRDNPQLHGLAEPSQTSPLNNYEFYLSIRKFPIHTTRDAWAKVFYNLKEGDIQWVLPSFRSQMIAAQGAKLPFLVLPGIRGLRPYNPTRVMRQFGKVQIIPAQGDASSFIVDYNGKDKIPFAKIILQEWAGRVNMKWEVTEDRYGAGYVDEYKTWLHNNLHGVVDPTPRTSRKIEDVETRLQIHAYHFQQEWDRREQEFYKKEQEFQQREQAYQLRELENQRVLAVMSQELADTRTCLMRLDTILDEQMNTLQAVPTSSKAAFAEPYVFTSKCIIREEVEKARRGAGSSTF encoded by the coding sequence ATGTCAAGTCAGTTCCTTCACTTCAAAATGGTCACCCAGGCACCCGACATTCTTCGAGTATGGTGGGAAAATCTTAAGGAGTGTCAGAAGAGAGAGATCTCGATTTACTTGGGTCACCTACCTTCGATAATGGACTTCAAGGTATGGCCCACGTTTATCGAAGTCATCACCCGATTCTGGGACGATAAGAAGATGGTCTTTCGATTTGGAGATGTCGAAATAAAACCCACATTAGAAGAGATCAAAGATTGCCTTGACTCGATTGGGACGTGTGGCAAAAGGAAAAAGCGTCCCGATCATCACATTCTCCTGCCAGATAGGCCAACCGAGACTGAGCTAAGAGACATATTATCCCTAGTGAATGCGAATTGGCTAGAGACTCACAACATTCCACTGATGAGGTTTTTCGAGAGGTGGGGGCACGACAATTATTTTAGATTGTTCCCGGACGAATTCCATGATCACAGTACTTGGAGGCAAACTCAAGCTATCGCTTTCTCCGCATGCCTCTTGGGAACTATGGTGTTCCCTAAAGACGAAGGAAAAGAGATCGACACCCGGGTAATAATGGTAGTGAATGCCATGTTCAGAGGAGTCGGTAGAAAAtctgaagaaaagaaatattgctGTTTGGCCCCAGTCATCCTGTCCGACATTTACCGATCTTTGAGCCTGTGCAAGAATGGTTTTCCGTTTTTCCAAGGTTGCAACATCTTACTTCAATGGTGGTTGACGGAGCATCTATGCAAAAGAGACAACCCCCAGCTACATGGTTTGGCCGAACCAAGTCAAACAAGTCCTCTCAATAATTACGAGTTCTACTTGAGTATCCGTAAATTTCCAATTCACACCACCAGGGATGCGTGGGCAAAGGTGTTTTACAATTTGAAAGAAGGAGACATACAATGGGTATTACCGAGCTTCAGGTCTCAGATGATAGCAGCCCAAGGGGCCAAATTGCCATTTTTAGTCCTTCCCGGCATCAGAGGATTGCGTCCTTACAACCCGACACGAGTAATGCGGCAATTTGGGAAAGTCCAAATCATACCCGCCCAAGGAGATGCCAGCTCTTTCATTGTTGATTACAACGGGAAGGACAAAATACCTTTCGCTAAAATTATCCTCCAGGAATGGGCCGGACGTGTCAACATGAAGTGGGAGGTCACCGAAGATAGGTATGGAGCTGGGTATGTCGACGAATATAAGACATGGTTGCATAATAATTTGCATGGTGTAGTGGATCCGACACCACGCACAAGTCGGAAAATCGAAGACGTGGAGACAAGGCTTCAGATTCACGCGtaccattttcagcaagagTGGGACCGGAGGGAGCAGGAATTCTATAAGAAAGAACAGGAATTTCAACAAAGGGAGCAAGCGTACCAACTCCGGGAATTAGAAAATCAGAGAGTTTTAGCCGTAATGTCACAAGAATTAGCTGACACAAGGACTTGTCTAATGCGTTTGGACACTATTTTGGACGAGCAGATGAACACCTTACAAGCCGTACCAACATCTTCCAAAGCTGCGTTCGCGGAGCCATACGTGTTCACCAGCAAATGCATTATCCGAGAAGAAGTGGAGAAGGCCAGAAGAGGAGCTGGATCATCGACCTTTTAA
- the LOC101265850 gene encoding uncharacterized protein isoform X2: protein MDKGKNVQTELTEEELQRKIERVTREIQKVKEEGLKVDATTAIYKAAVTTLDEDLASQIKRKKEVEMETESLRKRLNLLRLEIHEGKAREAKIDIETAVLLDRSTALDEELATHSDPKGGKYLARDQGTGNSGPGHEVIEEDDEEEIVYKPPFSTA from the coding sequence ATGGACAAAGGCAAGAACGTCCAGACGGAGCTCACTGAGGAGGAATTGCAAAGAAAGATCGAGCGAGTCACTCGAGAGATTCAGAAGGTTAAGGAAGAAGGACTCAAAGTAGACGCGACCACGGCGATCTACAAAGCTGCGGTCACAACATTGGATGAAGATCTGGCGTCACagataaagagaaagaaggaggtTGAGATGGAAACCGAAAGCCTAAGGAAAAGGTTGAACTTGCTTCGTTTGGAGATACACGAAGGAAAGGCGAGAGAGGCGAAGATAGATATCGAGACTGCTGTGTTGTTGGACAGAAGCACGGCGCTCGACGAGGAATTGGCAACCCATAGCGACCCAAAGGGCGGAAAATACCTCGCCCGTGATCAGGGAACAGGCAACAGTGGCCCCGGCCATGAAGTGATTGAGgaggatgatgaagaagaaatcgtctacaagcctccattttCGACTGCATGA